One genomic region from Blastococcus sp. Marseille-P5729 encodes:
- a CDS encoding heterodisulfide reductase-related iron-sulfur binding cluster, translating to MTVFNWILFVVAVAFTLTALALFVRKALSVWKVFKAGQPDGTRSNDKGQRAVTTLKESFIHTRMLKWNLVGLAHWAVYLGFFGLFFTLVEAYGEALDPDFELPLIGHWTPFGLVMEILSVGTVVGILVLTVIRQLNHPRDPKRKSRFSGSTFWQAYLVEALVFTIGFCILLIRSFKVVRTNVSGDEYFPVWAAPVTHALASLWESLGVTWSAAGVLLSLVAFVKIMASWTFFFTLAMVPTMGVGWHRLWAFFNIFFKRNSDGATALGAARPMMSDGKELELEEADPEKDLFGVSQVEHFTWKGLLDFSTCTECGRCQSQCPAWNTGKPLSPKLLVMGLRDHSHALAPYLQAGGRRDGMGEEIGNPNALEGVNALALAAHERPLVGTAEENGVIDPDVLWSCTTCGACVEQCPVDIEHVDHIIDMRRYQVLIESAFPSEAGVMLKNLEGKGNPWGLASNARDEWMTGLDFEVRKIEGEIPEDVEYLFWVGCAGALEDRSKKVTKAVAELLDLAGVSFGVLGSGETCTGDPARRLGNEMVFQGLAQQNVEVLNGVFENRREGTRKIVATCPHCFNSLANEYPQLGGVYEVVHHTQLLGHLVETGRLTPVTSIDSKVTYHDPCYLGRHNKVYTPPREVLAGVPGIRTEEMHRCKDRGFCCGAGGARMWMEERIGKRINVERVDEAVSLDPDIVSTACPFCITMLTDAITAKKQAGEVREEVEVLDVAQIMQRSMKGADKREVAPVGAVAVTGVQESSVRFAEAVRNASAAAAVAPAATAVAVAEPQAAEEEAPAATASVAAPEAPPAKQAPAEKSTSGGYSSGGKAGGYSSGGKAGGYSSGGKAGGYSSGGKAGGYSSGGKATAYSSGGGKRSQPDGDAAEIAAEEKAAQAAEQAPAESAEKPKAKGSYGSGGAKGSYGSGGGNLAKYSKKAAAAPKDEAPAEATGATAAGAEKATAEAPAAEAPATEAKAAPKGSYGSSNKGSYGNSNLSKYSKKAAPAAAAPAEAPADASAETPAAESPETEAPVAEAPAAEAPGTEQADAETPAAEAKADLADEAPRAAASAAPAAPSLPKSNVKGSYGNSDLSKYQRKAPAPAAAPADTSAEASAEAPADTAAQVPTEMATADTQPAEAPASQAPQDEAPETETEAPAEVPAEQGPRHAAPEEQADEPQSGAPEESYAADATGPDESASAPPADHQAPASASMAAKPAAAPSKRAGSGPDGSYQGSIKGSYSSKG from the coding sequence ATGACCGTCTTTAACTGGATCCTGTTCGTCGTGGCAGTGGCCTTCACGCTCACCGCGCTTGCGCTGTTTGTGCGCAAGGCGTTGAGCGTGTGGAAGGTCTTCAAGGCCGGCCAGCCCGATGGCACCCGCAGCAACGACAAGGGCCAGCGCGCCGTGACGACTCTCAAGGAGTCGTTCATCCACACGCGCATGCTGAAGTGGAACCTGGTGGGCCTGGCGCACTGGGCGGTCTACCTCGGGTTCTTCGGCCTGTTTTTCACCCTGGTCGAGGCGTACGGCGAGGCGTTGGATCCCGACTTCGAGCTGCCGCTCATCGGCCACTGGACGCCGTTCGGCCTGGTGATGGAGATCCTGTCGGTCGGCACTGTGGTCGGCATCCTCGTCCTCACCGTCATCCGGCAGCTCAACCACCCGCGCGACCCCAAGCGCAAGTCCCGCTTCTCCGGTTCCACGTTCTGGCAGGCCTACCTGGTCGAGGCCCTGGTCTTCACGATCGGCTTCTGCATCCTGCTGATCCGCTCGTTCAAGGTCGTACGCACCAACGTCTCGGGCGATGAGTACTTCCCGGTCTGGGCCGCGCCGGTCACCCACGCGCTCGCCAGCCTGTGGGAGTCGCTCGGCGTGACCTGGTCGGCCGCCGGCGTCCTGCTCAGCCTCGTGGCATTCGTGAAGATCATGGCGTCCTGGACCTTCTTCTTCACCCTGGCGATGGTGCCCACGATGGGTGTGGGCTGGCACCGGCTGTGGGCCTTCTTCAACATCTTCTTCAAGCGCAACTCGGACGGCGCTACCGCGCTGGGCGCGGCCCGTCCGATGATGAGCGACGGCAAGGAGCTCGAGCTCGAGGAGGCCGATCCTGAGAAGGACCTCTTCGGCGTATCGCAGGTCGAGCACTTCACGTGGAAGGGTCTGCTCGACTTCTCCACCTGCACCGAGTGTGGTCGGTGCCAGTCGCAGTGCCCTGCTTGGAACACCGGCAAGCCGCTGTCGCCCAAGCTGCTGGTCATGGGGCTGCGCGATCACTCGCACGCCCTGGCGCCGTACCTGCAGGCCGGTGGACGGCGTGATGGCATGGGCGAGGAGATCGGCAACCCCAACGCGCTCGAGGGCGTAAACGCGCTCGCGCTCGCGGCACACGAGCGTCCGCTGGTCGGCACCGCCGAGGAGAACGGCGTCATCGACCCCGACGTCCTGTGGTCCTGCACCACCTGCGGCGCGTGCGTCGAGCAGTGCCCAGTCGACATCGAGCACGTCGACCACATCATCGACATGCGGCGCTACCAGGTGCTGATCGAGTCGGCCTTCCCGTCCGAGGCCGGAGTGATGCTCAAGAACCTCGAGGGCAAGGGCAACCCGTGGGGCCTGGCCTCGAATGCCCGCGACGAGTGGATGACGGGCCTGGACTTCGAGGTCCGCAAGATCGAGGGCGAAATCCCTGAGGACGTCGAGTACCTGTTCTGGGTGGGCTGCGCCGGTGCACTCGAGGACCGCTCCAAGAAGGTCACCAAGGCTGTCGCCGAGCTGCTCGACCTGGCCGGTGTCTCCTTCGGCGTCCTCGGCTCGGGCGAGACCTGCACCGGTGACCCGGCCCGCCGCCTCGGCAACGAGATGGTCTTCCAGGGCCTCGCTCAGCAGAACGTCGAGGTACTCAACGGTGTGTTCGAGAACCGCAGGGAGGGCACCCGCAAGATCGTCGCGACCTGCCCGCACTGCTTCAATTCGCTGGCCAACGAGTACCCGCAGCTCGGCGGCGTCTACGAGGTCGTGCACCACACCCAGCTGCTGGGCCATCTGGTCGAGACCGGCCGCCTGACCCCGGTCACCTCGATCGACAGCAAGGTCACCTACCACGACCCCTGCTACCTCGGCCGCCACAACAAGGTCTACACCCCGCCGCGCGAGGTGCTGGCCGGCGTCCCGGGCATCCGCACCGAGGAGATGCACCGCTGCAAGGACCGCGGCTTCTGCTGCGGCGCCGGCGGCGCCCGCATGTGGATGGAGGAGCGGATCGGCAAGCGGATCAACGTCGAGCGGGTCGACGAGGCCGTCTCGCTCGATCCGGACATCGTCTCGACGGCGTGCCCGTTCTGCATCACGATGCTGACCGACGCGATCACCGCGAAGAAGCAGGCCGGCGAGGTCCGCGAGGAGGTCGAGGTCCTGGACGTCGCGCAGATCATGCAGCGCTCGATGAAGGGCGCCGACAAGCGGGAGGTCGCCCCGGTGGGCGCGGTCGCGGTAACCGGCGTCCAGGAGTCGTCGGTACGCTTCGCGGAGGCGGTGCGCAACGCGAGCGCCGCGGCGGCAGTCGCTCCGGCCGCTACAGCGGTCGCTGTCGCCGAGCCGCAGGCCGCGGAGGAGGAGGCGCCTGCTGCAACCGCGTCGGTCGCGGCACCGGAGGCTCCCCCTGCCAAGCAGGCACCGGCGGAGAAGTCGACATCCGGCGGATACTCCTCCGGCGGCAAGGCCGGCGGATACTCCTCCGGCGGCAAGGCCGGCGGATACTCCTCCGGCGGCAAGGCCGGCGGATACTCCTCCGGCGGCAAGGCCGGCGGGTACTCCTCCGGCGGCAAGGCGACGGCGTACTCGTCGGGTGGTGGCAAGCGGTCGCAGCCGGATGGCGACGCGGCCGAGATCGCCGCCGAGGAGAAGGCCGCCCAGGCCGCCGAGCAGGCACCTGCCGAGTCGGCGGAGAAGCCGAAGGCGAAGGGCTCGTACGGGTCGGGCGGGGCCAAGGGCTCCTACGGCTCGGGCGGCGGCAACCTGGCGAAGTACTCGAAGAAGGCAGCCGCGGCACCCAAGGACGAGGCGCCGGCCGAGGCGACGGGTGCAACCGCTGCTGGTGCCGAGAAGGCCACCGCCGAGGCGCCCGCAGCCGAGGCGCCCGCTACCGAGGCGAAGGCTGCTCCGAAGGGGTCCTACGGCTCGAGCAACAAGGGCAGCTACGGCAACTCGAACCTGTCGAAGTACTCGAAGAAGGCCGCTCCGGCCGCCGCGGCCCCGGCCGAGGCACCGGCTGACGCGTCGGCCGAGACACCGGCTGCGGAGTCCCCCGAGACCGAGGCTCCCGTGGCAGAGGCTCCGGCTGCCGAGGCACCGGGCACCGAGCAGGCCGACGCTGAGACCCCCGCGGCCGAGGCGAAGGCGGACCTTGCGGACGAGGCACCGAGGGCAGCTGCTTCGGCAGCACCGGCGGCGCCGTCCCTGCCGAAGTCCAACGTCAAGGGCAGCTACGGCAACTCGGACCTCTCGAAGTACCAGCGCAAGGCCCCGGCCCCGGCTGCTGCACCGGCGGACACATCCGCCGAGGCGTCAGCTGAGGCACCGGCAGACACGGCCGCCCAGGTGCCGACCGAGATGGCGACCGCGGATACGCAGCCAGCGGAGGCACCCGCCTCGCAGGCGCCGCAGGACGAGGCTCCGGAAACCGAGACCGAGGCTCCGGCTGAGGTTCCAGCCGAGCAGGGCCCACGCCATGCGGCTCCCGAGGAGCAGGCTGACGAGCCACAGTCCGGTGCGCCTGAGGAGTCCTACGCCGCCGATGCCACCGGGCCGGACGAATCGGCGAGCGCGCCCCCCGCTGACCACCAGGCGCCCGCGTCCGCCTCGATGGCGGCGAAGCCCGCGGCCGCACCCAGCAAGCGCGCAGGCTCCGGCCCGGACGGGAGCTACCAGGGCAGCATCAAGGGCAGCTACTCCTCCAAGGGCTAG
- the map gene encoding type I methionyl aminopeptidase yields the protein MIEILSPREIEQMKPAGEFVAHVLSTLQQEVRVGDNLLDIDARAHEMIRERGAESCYIDYAPSFGRGPFGHVICTSVNDAVLHGKPRSYKLKDGDLLSLDFAVSVDGWVCDSAVSFNVGTENPDDLRMIETATKALNAGIAQAQAGNRVGDISHAIGQIMRGAGYGFNTDFGGHGVGSTMHGDPHVPNDGAAGRGMKLKPGLVIAIEPWLMVSTDDLVIDDDGWTLRAADGSRTAHVEHTVAITKDGPIVMTARG from the coding sequence ATGATCGAGATCCTCTCGCCGCGCGAGATCGAGCAGATGAAGCCCGCCGGCGAGTTCGTCGCCCACGTGCTGTCGACTCTCCAGCAGGAGGTCCGCGTCGGTGACAATCTGCTCGACATCGACGCCCGGGCCCACGAGATGATCCGCGAGCGCGGCGCCGAGTCCTGCTACATCGACTACGCGCCGTCCTTCGGCCGCGGACCGTTCGGCCACGTCATCTGCACCTCGGTCAACGACGCGGTGCTGCACGGCAAGCCGCGCAGCTACAAGCTCAAGGACGGCGACCTGCTGAGCCTGGACTTCGCGGTGTCGGTCGACGGCTGGGTGTGCGACTCGGCGGTCAGCTTCAACGTCGGCACCGAGAACCCCGACGATCTGCGGATGATCGAGACCGCGACCAAGGCGCTCAACGCGGGCATCGCGCAGGCTCAGGCGGGCAACCGGGTCGGCGACATCTCGCACGCGATCGGGCAGATCATGCGCGGTGCCGGCTACGGCTTCAACACCGACTTCGGCGGACACGGCGTCGGCAGCACGATGCACGGCGACCCGCACGTGCCCAACGACGGCGCGGCGGGTCGAGGGATGAAGCTCAAGCCGGGCCTGGTGATCGCGATCGAGCCGTGGCTGATGGTCTCCACCGATGACCTGGTGATCGACGACGACGGCTGGACGCTGCGCGCCGCGGACGGCTCGCGCACCGCGCACGTCGAGCACACCGTCGCGATCACCAAGGACGGCCCGATCGTCATGACGGCCCGCGGGTAA
- a CDS encoding RNA polymerase subunit sigma-70 gives MKEIAVDSEDFERQTMPLRAGLLAHCYRMMGSAVDAEDQVQETYLRAWRAFHDFDGRSSVKTWMYRIATNSCLNALSSAQRRLLPSDLGGGPGDPAAAITPREQQPWLEPLPEAMMWQDAAPTPEEQLLGRENITLAWTAALHGLTPKQRAVLLLRQVLQMSAAETAETLDTTVASVNSTLQRCRAAVGDGLGETGADRADDDEDAAAVDAFVNAFERHDFDAIVSSMAGDVRWQMPPFDRYYIGNQDAATLSFTHCPANEAGDLRFRRARSNGQPAVGMYLRKGDQWEAFQFQVLQVRNGKISDVVGWFEPHHFRLAGLPLVLE, from the coding sequence ATGAAGGAGATTGCGGTGGACAGCGAGGACTTCGAGCGCCAGACCATGCCGCTGCGTGCCGGGCTGCTCGCGCACTGCTACCGGATGATGGGATCCGCGGTGGACGCCGAGGACCAGGTGCAGGAGACCTATCTGCGCGCGTGGCGGGCATTTCACGACTTCGACGGCCGATCCTCGGTGAAGACCTGGATGTACCGCATCGCCACGAACAGTTGCCTCAACGCGCTGTCGTCGGCGCAGCGGCGGCTGCTGCCCAGCGATCTCGGCGGAGGCCCCGGCGATCCTGCTGCCGCGATCACCCCGCGCGAGCAGCAGCCGTGGCTCGAGCCGTTGCCGGAGGCGATGATGTGGCAGGACGCCGCACCGACTCCCGAGGAGCAACTCCTCGGTCGCGAGAACATCACCCTCGCGTGGACGGCGGCCCTGCACGGGCTCACTCCCAAGCAGCGCGCCGTCCTCCTGCTGCGGCAGGTGCTGCAGATGTCGGCCGCCGAGACCGCCGAGACCCTGGACACCACCGTCGCGTCGGTGAACTCGACCCTGCAGCGCTGCCGCGCAGCCGTGGGCGACGGGCTGGGCGAGACCGGCGCAGATCGCGCGGACGACGACGAGGACGCCGCGGCGGTCGACGCCTTCGTCAACGCCTTCGAGCGGCATGACTTCGACGCCATCGTCAGCTCCATGGCCGGCGACGTCAGATGGCAGATGCCGCCGTTCGATCGCTACTATATCGGCAATCAGGACGCCGCCACGCTCTCGTTCACGCACTGCCCTGCGAACGAGGCGGGCGATCTGCGATTCCGACGCGCCCGCTCGAACGGCCAGCCCGCGGTTGGCATGTACCTGCGCAAGGGCGATCAGTGGGAGGCCTTCCAGTTCCAGGTTCTACAGGTGCGCAACGGCAAGATCAGCGACGTCGTCGGCTGGTTCGAGCCGCACCACTTCCGGCTTGCGGGCCTGCCACTGGTCCTCGAATGA
- a CDS encoding PIN domain-containing protein — protein sequence MDDEDRIALFVDYENLALGARDHLGGGFDLKPVADALAERGRVVVRRAYADWSYFDDDRRMLTRNHVELIEIPQRMGAVRKNAADIKMAVDAIELAFERGYITTFAVLTGDSDFTPLVDKLRALNKRVIGFGVRQSTSALLPPACDEFLFYDDLEGVEPPGTRTSRSPGGGGSRQKNPAASPPAEPTNEALGSEPGGGPDDDVAIATDGSRADLAAFVAQSVGGLQRTSGGPVTASVLKRTLLRKDPTFSEASYGFRAFGELLAHLAEREVIELDQGPSRGDPEVTLPEAGERSVAFALLRETVAAHDGDGAPLSGLKDLMRQRDADFSEKTLGYGSFLQFCKAAQTAGLVELEREDDGYRLRAT from the coding sequence GTGGATGACGAGGACCGGATCGCCCTGTTCGTGGACTATGAGAATCTCGCGCTCGGTGCGCGCGATCACCTCGGGGGAGGGTTCGACCTCAAGCCGGTGGCGGACGCGCTCGCCGAACGTGGTCGGGTCGTCGTCCGCCGCGCCTACGCCGACTGGTCGTACTTCGACGACGACCGCCGGATGCTCACCCGCAACCATGTCGAGCTGATCGAGATCCCGCAGCGGATGGGCGCGGTCCGCAAGAACGCCGCCGACATCAAGATGGCGGTGGATGCGATCGAGCTGGCCTTCGAACGCGGGTACATCACCACCTTCGCGGTGCTGACCGGCGACAGCGACTTCACGCCGCTGGTCGACAAGCTGCGCGCGCTGAACAAGCGGGTCATCGGCTTCGGCGTCCGACAGTCGACCTCGGCGCTGCTACCACCGGCCTGCGACGAGTTCCTGTTCTACGACGACCTCGAAGGGGTGGAGCCGCCCGGGACGAGGACGTCGCGATCTCCAGGGGGCGGCGGGTCCCGGCAGAAGAACCCCGCCGCGAGCCCTCCGGCTGAGCCCACGAACGAGGCGCTCGGCAGTGAACCGGGCGGCGGGCCGGACGACGACGTGGCGATCGCGACCGACGGGAGCCGCGCCGATCTGGCTGCCTTCGTGGCACAGTCCGTCGGCGGCCTGCAGCGGACCTCGGGAGGGCCGGTGACTGCATCGGTGCTCAAGCGGACCCTGCTGCGCAAGGATCCGACCTTCAGCGAGGCGAGCTACGGCTTCCGCGCCTTCGGCGAGCTGCTCGCGCACCTCGCCGAGCGCGAGGTCATCGAACTCGACCAAGGCCCGTCGCGGGGCGACCCTGAGGTCACGCTGCCGGAGGCGGGTGAGCGCAGCGTGGCCTTCGCGCTGCTCCGCGAGACGGTGGCCGCGCACGACGGGGACGGCGCGCCGCTGTCGGGCCTGAAGGACCTCATGCGGCAGCGGGACGCGGACTTCTCGGAGAAGACCCTGGGTTACGGGTCATTCCTGCAGTTCTGCAAGGCCGCCCAGACCGCCGGGCTGGTCGAGCTCGAGCGAGAGGACGACGGCTACCGCCTGCGCGCCACCTGA
- a CDS encoding alpha/beta fold hydrolase — protein sequence MKPDLHLSANGLDFACLERGSGPLALVLHGFPDTPVSFVPLLEALAEAGYHAVAPWMRGYAPTSIAADEDYSVPALVADAAALHEALGGGPDAVIIGHDWGASASYAAAIAHPDRWAKTVVMSVPPPPYFTQNLMTYEQLKRSFYMWLFQLGIAEKVVSSREYAFLESLWRDWSPSYDPTEALVDVRRALATPDHVTAAIGYYRSTFGAYRLGAPRRTETPVPPKPARQPGLYLHGVEDGCIAVDAGLLARITGAFGEGSFCEHVEGAGHFLVNEQPEVVSKRIVEFLRD from the coding sequence ATGAAGCCTGACCTGCACCTATCTGCCAACGGCCTCGACTTCGCCTGCCTCGAGCGCGGCAGCGGCCCACTTGCCCTCGTGCTGCACGGGTTTCCAGACACGCCCGTCTCGTTCGTGCCCCTGCTGGAGGCGCTCGCGGAGGCCGGCTACCACGCCGTCGCGCCCTGGATGCGCGGATACGCACCCACCTCGATCGCCGCCGACGAGGATTACTCGGTACCGGCCCTGGTCGCCGACGCGGCCGCGCTGCACGAGGCGCTCGGGGGCGGCCCGGACGCCGTGATCATCGGCCACGACTGGGGGGCCTCCGCGTCGTACGCCGCCGCCATCGCCCACCCGGACCGATGGGCCAAGACGGTGGTGATGAGCGTCCCGCCGCCGCCGTACTTCACCCAAAACCTGATGACCTACGAGCAGTTGAAGCGCTCGTTCTACATGTGGCTGTTCCAGCTCGGCATCGCCGAGAAGGTGGTGTCGTCGCGTGAGTACGCCTTCCTGGAGTCGTTGTGGCGCGACTGGTCCCCGTCGTACGACCCCACCGAGGCGCTCGTGGACGTCCGCCGCGCGCTGGCCACCCCCGATCACGTCACCGCTGCGATCGGGTACTACCGCTCGACCTTCGGCGCCTACCGGCTCGGTGCACCCCGCCGGACCGAGACGCCGGTGCCGCCGAAGCCGGCCCGCCAGCCGGGGCTGTACCTGCACGGAGTCGAGGACGGCTGCATCGCGGTCGACGCGGGGCTGCTGGCGAGGATCACCGGTGCGTTCGGGGAAGGCTCCTTCTGCGAGCATGTCGAAGGGGCCGGTCATTTCCTGGTCAACGAGCAGCCCGAGGTGGTCAGCAAGCGGATCGTCGAGTTCTTACGCGACTGA
- a CDS encoding MFS transporter, with protein MTGEPASEVQRPPAPTSRRSLIAAVVVLCVTQLVGWGVLFYAMPVALEVMSADTGWSRSALSGAFTAGLIVSAFVGVPMGWLVERRGPRMLMTLGSLLTLPPILLISRAESLTELTIGWMLCGIAMPALFYQVSFAACAAWLGKDRVKGITAVTLVGGVSSTVFAPLTSALLEAYGWRTTWVILGILLVVVLVPLQWFFLTPPWTPVRKETTGIGVGPIVRSGRFIALSASVTTFTLCGFAVTLTIVSLMTERGFSHGFGAVALGVVGLGQLLGRLGFGRFSAPAIRSIRNIVIVATMVTSTMLLVAITGPMWAVVVIAVLFGAARGAGTLMHATAVVEVWGPERYGALVGVFGMPITLAQALSPWIGASLAGALGSFAAMDLAMAIAAAIAGIGIYLTTRARPGDRLEVYPSSA; from the coding sequence ATGACGGGCGAGCCAGCGAGTGAGGTGCAGCGGCCGCCCGCGCCGACGTCGCGCCGCTCACTGATCGCGGCCGTGGTCGTGCTGTGCGTGACCCAGCTGGTCGGCTGGGGAGTGCTGTTCTACGCGATGCCGGTCGCGCTCGAGGTGATGAGCGCCGACACCGGCTGGAGCCGCTCGGCGCTGTCGGGTGCGTTCACCGCCGGGCTCATCGTGAGCGCGTTCGTCGGCGTGCCGATGGGCTGGCTGGTCGAGCGGCGCGGGCCGCGGATGCTGATGACTCTCGGATCGTTGCTCACCCTGCCGCCGATTCTGCTGATCTCGCGCGCCGAGTCGCTGACCGAGCTCACGATCGGCTGGATGCTGTGCGGAATCGCCATGCCGGCGCTGTTCTATCAGGTCTCCTTCGCCGCGTGCGCCGCGTGGCTGGGCAAGGACCGCGTCAAGGGGATCACTGCGGTCACGCTCGTCGGCGGGGTGTCCAGCACCGTCTTCGCCCCGCTCACCAGCGCGCTGCTGGAGGCCTACGGGTGGCGGACGACGTGGGTGATCCTCGGCATCCTGCTCGTCGTGGTGCTGGTGCCGTTGCAGTGGTTCTTCCTCACCCCACCGTGGACGCCGGTCCGCAAAGAGACCACGGGTATCGGTGTCGGGCCGATCGTCCGTTCGGGACGGTTCATCGCGCTATCGGCTTCGGTCACCACCTTCACGTTGTGCGGGTTTGCGGTCACCCTCACGATCGTGTCGCTGATGACCGAGCGAGGCTTCAGCCACGGCTTCGGCGCGGTTGCGCTGGGGGTGGTGGGTCTGGGCCAGCTCCTCGGCAGGCTCGGGTTCGGCCGCTTCAGCGCTCCAGCGATCCGCAGCATCCGCAACATCGTCATCGTGGCGACGATGGTCACGTCGACAATGCTGCTGGTGGCCATCACCGGCCCGATGTGGGCGGTCGTGGTGATCGCCGTCCTCTTCGGAGCGGCGCGCGGCGCGGGAACCCTGATGCACGCCACCGCGGTCGTCGAGGTCTGGGGACCGGAGCGGTACGGCGCGCTGGTCGGCGTCTTCGGCATGCCGATCACGCTTGCGCAGGCGCTGTCGCCCTGGATCGGCGCCTCGCTCGCCGGGGCTCTGGGCAGCTTCGCGGCGATGGACCTCGCCATGGCGATCGCCGCCGCGATCGCCGGAATCGGCATCTACCTAACTACGCGCGCTCGACCCGGGGACCGGCTCGAGGTCTACCCGAGCAGCGCATGA
- a CDS encoding VOC family protein, whose product MQHQMIFVNLPVADIDASREFFTRIGYRFDERMCQAGTCLGMELGPNMYAMLLDRKFFGTFHDAQIAEAGQHEVLTCLSASGPQEVDQVVEAALAAGGTQVRKEQNGDWMYGRSYADLDGHIWEIMWMDVEKATAAGSFG is encoded by the coding sequence ATGCAGCACCAGATGATCTTCGTCAACCTCCCCGTCGCCGACATCGATGCGAGCCGGGAGTTCTTCACGCGCATCGGCTACCGCTTTGACGAGCGGATGTGCCAGGCGGGCACCTGCCTCGGCATGGAGCTCGGCCCCAACATGTACGCGATGCTGCTCGACCGGAAGTTCTTCGGAACCTTCCACGACGCACAGATCGCCGAGGCCGGCCAGCACGAGGTGCTTACCTGCCTGTCGGCGTCCGGACCGCAGGAGGTGGACCAGGTCGTCGAGGCCGCCTTGGCGGCCGGCGGCACGCAGGTCCGCAAGGAGCAGAACGGCGACTGGATGTACGGGCGCTCGTACGCCGATCTCGACGGCCACATCTGGGAGATCATGTGGATGGACGTCGAGAAGGCCACCGCGGCCGGTTCCTTCGGCTAG
- a CDS encoding cation transporter, producing MEEPSSCGVRAEDRITDPARLRRTVLVVAVLNFGYFFVQMSVALAIASVALFADSVDFLEDTAVNLLIFVALGWPLRRRSVLGKIMALLIVVPSLAAAWQAIDKAGDPQPPAFWPLVLASLGAIVINGISAWLLARVRSHGGSLSRAAFVAARNDVLINVSIIVMAALTLWTGSGWPDIILGAGIILLALYSAYEVWEVAEEERLAAKALAGEALD from the coding sequence GTGGAAGAACCATCGTCGTGCGGCGTGCGCGCTGAGGACCGCATCACCGATCCGGCGCGATTGCGGCGGACGGTCCTGGTCGTGGCCGTGCTGAACTTCGGCTACTTCTTCGTGCAGATGTCGGTGGCCTTAGCGATCGCGTCGGTCGCCTTGTTCGCGGATTCGGTCGACTTCCTCGAGGACACGGCCGTCAATCTGCTGATCTTCGTGGCACTCGGCTGGCCGCTGCGCCGTCGGTCGGTGCTCGGGAAGATCATGGCGCTGCTGATCGTCGTCCCCTCGCTCGCGGCGGCGTGGCAGGCGATCGACAAGGCGGGCGACCCTCAGCCGCCCGCATTCTGGCCCCTCGTTCTGGCATCGCTCGGCGCGATCGTCATCAACGGCATCAGCGCGTGGCTGCTTGCCCGCGTCCGATCGCATGGCGGCTCGCTGTCGCGCGCGGCCTTCGTCGCGGCTCGCAACGACGTGCTGATCAACGTCTCGATCATCGTGATGGCTGCGTTGACGTTGTGGACGGGGTCCGGCTGGCCGGACATCATTCTCGGAGCCGGGATCATCCTGCTGGCGCTGTACTCGGCGTACGAAGTTTGGGAAGTAGCCGAGGAGGAGCGGCTCGCGGCGAAGGCCCTCGCCGGCGAAGCTCTCGACTGA
- a CDS encoding magnesium transporter CorA family protein: MAEQDAVVTCQVWRNGAVATERIPLERISDELANPGSMVWIDLVRPSRSDLEKLAAAVGLDDAALEDATAPRERPKVTRHAHHLFFMTYATRLVDQPLDAADNHGRLRLSRVSGFLMDGGLITVRLDDDFDMSPVLRAWEENYDLLVHGSGALMHGLLDVIVDGHFETIQQLDDGIEDLEDTLFEERHTGRAFQRSIYGLRKDLVQLRRVVLPMREVVNTLLRHRKTGNSALDPLYDDLYDHVLRAAEWTESLRDMVTTVFETNLSLQDAHLNVVMKKLAGWAAIIAVPTAVTGWFGQNLPYPGFSNNFGLVQSVVLILALSIGLYALLRSRDWI; the protein is encoded by the coding sequence GTGGCTGAGCAAGATGCGGTGGTGACCTGCCAGGTCTGGCGTAACGGTGCGGTCGCTACCGAGCGGATACCGCTCGAGCGGATCTCCGACGAGTTAGCGAACCCCGGCTCGATGGTGTGGATCGATCTGGTGCGGCCCTCGCGTAGCGATCTGGAGAAACTGGCCGCCGCGGTCGGGCTGGACGACGCCGCGCTGGAGGACGCGACCGCCCCGCGGGAGCGTCCCAAGGTGACCCGGCATGCGCACCACCTGTTCTTCATGACCTATGCGACGCGACTGGTCGATCAGCCGCTCGACGCGGCCGACAACCACGGACGGCTGCGGCTGAGCCGTGTGTCGGGATTCCTGATGGACGGCGGGCTGATCACCGTCCGGCTGGACGACGACTTCGACATGTCGCCAGTGCTGCGGGCGTGGGAGGAGAACTACGACCTGCTCGTGCACGGCAGCGGCGCACTGATGCATGGGCTGCTCGATGTGATCGTCGACGGTCACTTCGAGACCATCCAGCAGCTGGACGACGGCATCGAAGACTTGGAAGATACGCTGTTCGAGGAGCGCCACACCGGCCGGGCCTTCCAGCGGTCCATCTACGGGCTGCGCAAGGACCTGGTGCAGCTGCGCCGGGTCGTACTGCCGATGCGCGAGGTCGTCAACACGCTGCTGCGGCACCGCAAGACCGGCAACAGCGCCCTCGATCCGCTGTACGACGACCTGTACGACCACGTCCTGCGGGCGGCGGAGTGGACCGAGTCGCTACGCGACATGGTGACCACCGTGTTCGAGACCAATCTGTCGCTGCAGGACGCGCACCTGAACGTCGTGATGAAGAAGCTCGCCGGGTGGGCGGCGATCATCGCCGTACCGACCGCGGTCACGGGATGGTTCGGGCAGAACCTGCCCTATCCGGGATTCTCGAACAACTTCGGGCTGGTCCAGTCCGTGGTGCTGATCCTCGCGCTGTCGATCGGTCTCTACGCGCTACTGCGCTCCAGGGACTGGATCTGA